A genomic region of Vitis vinifera cultivar Pinot Noir 40024 chromosome 7, ASM3070453v1 contains the following coding sequences:
- the LOC100250283 gene encoding DELLA protein RGL1, producing MAEALFSFEPFEFNGIQGGYGTLEGYEKDNSGKGKQDHLFGIEDWEEFESLCSQYGLFQESIPDKRAHFSKAQQQQQQSPRSNHWALDELQFDTVSTPIQPIQESKKLEDFQAGIKEPLHEPNREKPYPFSLSSLELLNNYGGGVKKLKRENLSNISNEINAERQRLSTEEVMRVAGARYVEFSSQRGDDFTLHMHPFGFALMGLSQEETKDVELVHFLLSAAEKVGCQQFERASRFLTRCEWIASDTGNPVERIVFYFAKALREKIDRETGHFKGFKGNGRKDLIDLGFATNLGNGRKDLIDLGFATNLASIACHQDLPFIQVTQFTGIQAIVEHVALSGKIHLVDLAIRSGVQWTVLMQALADRDESPVSLLKITAVTTMDKNHVEETGKRLESFAKSLNLPFSFNVVFVTEMKELKEELLAVEAEEVVAVYAPLVLRSMIPRPDYLDVLMRVIKKLSPSIMVVTEVEANHNSPSFVTRFIEALFFYSAFFHCLEVCMGSTTKSQYRMITEAMFFGEGIRNMIAAEGEERVVRNVKMDVWRAFFSRFGMVEMEFSEASLYQASLIIKRFACGSCCSLEKDGKCLIVGWKGTPIHSLSAWKFT from the coding sequence ATGGCGGAGGCGTTGTTCTCTTTTGAGCCGTTTGAGTTCAATGGAATTCAAGGGGGGTATGGCACTCTTGAAGGGTATGAGAAAGATAACTCCGGCAAAGGAAAACAAGACCATCTCTTTGGAATTGAAGACTGGGAAGAATTTGAATCTCTCTGTTCTCAGTACGGTCTTTTCCAAGAGAGCATTCCTGACAAAAGAGCCCATTTCTCTAAAGctcagcagcagcagcaacaatCGCCCAGATCAAACCATTGGGCGCTTGATGAGTTACAATTCGATACTGTTTCGACACCGATTCAACCAATCCAGGAGAGCAAAAAGCTTGAAGATTTCCAAGCAGGAATCAAGGAACCTCTTCATGAACCCAACAGGGAAAAGCCATATCCATTTTCTCTGTCATCTTTGGAGCTGCTCAACAACTACGGAGGTGGTGTCAAGAAGTTGAAGAgggaaaacttgagcaatataAGCAATGAGATTAATGCGGAACGCCAGAGACTATCCACTGAAGAAGTCATGAGAGTGGCAGGAGCTCGGTATGTGGAGTTTTCAAGCCAAAGGGGTGATGATTTCACTCTCCATATGCACCCTTTCGGCTTTGCTCTCATGGGGCTGTCCCAAGAAGAAACCAAGGACGTGGAGCTTGTCCACTTCCTTCTATCTGCCGCAGAAAAGGTAGGCTGCCAACAGTTTGAACGCGCAAGCAGATTTCTCACCCGGTGTGAATGGATTGCATCAGACACAGGCAACCCAGTTGAGAGAATCGTGTTCTACTTCGCCAAAGCTCTTCGCGAGAAAATCGATCGAGAAACAGGCCACTTTAAAGGATTCAAAGGAAATGGAAGAAAGGATCTAATCGACTTGGGATTCGCCACCAACCTTGGAAATGGAAGAAAGGATCTAATCGACTTGGGATTCGCCACCAACCTTGCGTCCATTGCCTGCCACCAAGACCTTCCCTTCATCCAAGTAACACAATTCACCGGAATACAAGCGATAGTAGAACATGTCGCTTTATCTGGTAAGATCCATTTGGTCGATCTTGCAATCCGGAGCGGCGTTCAGTGGACGGTGTTGATGCAGGCCCTTGCAGACCGAGACGAATCCCCCGTTTCTCTCCTCAAGATAACTGCTGTTACAACAATGGACAAAAACCATGTGGAGGAGACCGGGAAGAGATTAGAAAGCTTCGCGAAGTCTCTCAACCTGCCATTTTCATTCAATGTCGTTTTCGTTACAGAGATGAAGGAACTGAAGGAAGAACTCTTGGCGGTAGAAGCCGAAGAAGTTGTGGCCGTGTACGCGCCCTTGGTGCTGAGATCAATGATCCCAAGGCCTGATTACCTGGACGTTCTAATGAGAGTGATTAAAAAGCTCAGCCCATCAATAATGGTGGTCACTGAAGTCGAAGCGAACCACAATTCACCTTCATTCGTGACCCGTTTCATAGAGGCACTGTTCTTCTACAGCGCATTCTTCCACTGCTTGGAGGTTTGTATGGGTAGTACTACTAAGAGCCAATACAGAATGATAACGGAGGCCATGTTTTTCGGTGAGGGGATCAGAAACATGATTGCAGCTGAGGGCGAGGAGAGGGTTGTAAGAAATGTGAAGATGGATGTATGGAGGGCCTTCTTCTCAAGGTTCGGAATGGTGGAAATGGAGTTCAGCGAGGCGTCCTTGTATCAAGCTAGCTTGATTATTAAGCGGTTTGCTTGTGGGAGTTGTTGCAGTCTTGAAAAGGATGGGAAGTGCCTCATTGTTGGGTGGAAAGGAACTCCTATTCATTCCCTTTCAGCGTGGAAATTCACCTGA